A single genomic interval of Schistocerca americana isolate TAMUIC-IGC-003095 chromosome 2, iqSchAmer2.1, whole genome shotgun sequence harbors:
- the LOC124594623 gene encoding testis-specific gene A8 protein-like gives MTENDKLLVLDATGRRDPRREAASPDAASTAAEWAPDKTLRCQTPWGCPRKAAAGLAAQPPLGKAARLRGRRPSAPKAVATEEGPQAPERPPGAREASTGRAVGVVAATAAAPALGAAAKSEGAAGTRRGPNLWTKNERQNPGGQRGATGSEASCAPQ, from the coding sequence cttctggtactggacgcgacggggcgtcgggacccacgaagagaggcagcgtctcctgacgctgcgtcgacggctgctgagtgggcgccggacaagacgttgcggtgtcagactccttgggggtgcccaaggaaagcggctgcaggactggctgcacagccaccgcttgggaaggcggcccggctgaggggtcgacgtccatcagctccgaaggcggtggcgactgaagagggaccgcaagcgccggagcgaccacctggggcgcgggaggcatcaacgggacgggctgtcggcgtggtagcggcgacggctgctgctcctGCCCttggggcggcagcgaagtcggaaggcgcggctggaacccgccgcggaccaaatctgtggacaaagaacgagcggcagaatccggggggccagcgcggcgcaactggttctgaggCCTCCTGTGCACcgcagtag